Below is a window of Clostridiales bacterium DNA.
CATCCTGGTCCGGCAGAACCGTCTTCGCGAGCGCGGCGGATGCGGACAGGGCAAGTGCAAGGATCAGGATCAGGGAAATCAGTTTCTTCATGGGAAAGCCTCCTTCGGTTTCAGTGTTCCGGACAAATAACGACAGGGGCAGGCGGTTTGTTCCCGCCCGGCGGGACTTTGGTCCTGCCGGCGTCCTGATTATATACCCTCCGGCCGGAAAAATTAACTTTGGCACAAGGTTGCGGCCCGGGGATAGAAGACAGGAATACCGTCTTTTTTTGTCTATGGGAATATGGTATGATTTGGAAGTATATTCTGATGAACACCGTATTTCCGGGGGGAAGACTGCCTGCGCAGGCTGACCGAGCCGGTCGGTTTCCGGAGCAGCATGGAATACCGGCTGAAGACGGCGTATTCAGGAAAAAGGAGGGTGGAGCGGAATGAGCAGCAGGGAAGAAATCGTATGCGGCTTTTACGGACAGGGAGATGAGGACAGCCGACTGAAACGGAGCCGCCACGGCCAGCTGGAGTACTTCACCACCATGGCATATATCCACCGCTATGCAAATCCGAACTCCAGGGTGCTGGAAGTCGGCGCGGGCACCGGCCGGTATTCCATTGCGCTGGCGAAGGAGGGCATGCGTGTTTCCGCGGTGGAGCTGGTGGAGGAAAACCTTGCGGTCCTGCGGGAAAACAGCCGGAGAATGGACAATATCGAGTCCTTTCAGGGCGATGCCGTCGACCTGGGCCGGTTCGCGGACAACACCTTTGATGTGACGCTGGTCCTGGGTCCCATGTACCACATCTATGAACCGAAAGACGTAAACAGCGCCCTCGATGAAGCCATCCGCGTGACAAAGCCGGGCGGAGTGATCCTGTTCGCGTTCATTTCAGTGTTCGGCATCATGTACGCGAACTATTTCCAGGGCAACTGGGCGGCCGGCCAGGAGGAGAACTTCGACGCGGATTACAGGATCCGCCATTTCAAGGAACAGCTGTTCACCGGATATGACGTGCCGGAGTTTGAACAGCTGTTTGAAAGCAAGCCTGTTGAATGGATCACGACGGCAGGAACGGACGGAATGGTGGAATCCATCGAAGACCGGGAGGATTTCCGGATTCCGGATGAGGACTTTGAGGCGTTTGCCGCCTGGTACCTGCATTTTGCCGAGAAGCGGGAACTGCTGGGAGCGACGAATCATCTGCTGTATATCTGCCGGAAGAAATAAAAAACCGAACGGAGGGACGGTTCCTTTCGTTCGGTAAAACCACGCAGGCGGAAAAGATTATTCCGCCTGTTTTCTTTTTCCCCGGATATTCAGGAGGATGACGGCGGAGAGGATCAGGATGATTCCGATCCCGGAGACGAGGGTCAGCTTCTCGGAGAAGAACAGGATTCCGACCAGGGTTGCCACCATCGGTTCAATCGTCGCGAGAATGCCGGCCCGGCTGGCTTCCACGGTGTTCAGGCCGAGCGTGTAGGCCAGGAAGGGAATGACGGCGGTCACCAGGGCGGTAAGGCCGCAGTCGAGCAGCAGCGGAAGCAGGTCCGGCGCGGCGCTGAATTTCGCGGTCATATCCGCCGGTCCGCAGACCAGCCAGGAACCGGCGGCCGCAAACAGGAAAGCATAGGCGGTCACTTTATAGGGGGAATACTTCCGGAGGGCAACTGTCCCTAGGATACTGTACAGGCCGTAGCCGATACCGGAGCCCAGGCCGACCAGCAGGCCGGTGAGGGTGATCCCTTCGCCGGAAATCCCGGAAACCAGCACACAGCCGGCAAAGGCCAGCGCCAGGGCCAGCAGTTTTTTTCCGTTCAGCTTTTCCCGGAAGAACAGGACGGACATCAGCATGATCCAGATCGGGGAGGTATAGAGCAGGATGGCCGCGGTGGACAGCGGCATCATCGTGATGGCGGTGAAGTAGCAGACTGTAAAGAAAAGGATGCTTCCGAAGCCCAGGGCCAGGAATAGGGGAAGGTCCCGAAGCGCGATCCGGAAGCCGGAACGGTCTTTGATCAGCAGCAGGATGCTGAAGAACAGCGCAGCAAGCGTCACGCGGATGCAGACAATCTGGGCGGAGGTGAAGCCGTATGTTCCGAGCTGCCGGACAAAGATTCCCATGCTGCCCCAGAAGCAGCCCGCCAGGATAATCAGCAGGGGACCGATATTCCGTTTGTTCTTCTCCGCCATTTCAGCAATCACCGAAACCTTTCATTACATTCCCGGATATTATGCATGAACCGGTTACCGATTTCAACTGTGAAAAAAGCAAATTCCATTGATGCCGGAATGCCCGGCAGCCGCGGCTTCCGCTTGTACTCCTATAAAATCCATGGTAATATTGGGTTACAGGATTGCGAGGTAATGCATATGAAGATTTCCACCAAAGGCCGCTATGCCCTCCGCATGCTGCTCGATCTCGCGGAGCATCAGCAGAACGGCTTTATTTCCCTGAACGAGGTCGCGAAACGCCAGGATATTTCCAAGAAATACCTGGAGCAGATCATCCCGATTTTCAACAACACCGACGTGCTGCGGACCAGCCGCGGCCCCCAGGGCGGCTATATGCTGGCCAAATCTCCCGACAAATATACCGTCGGAGAAATCCTGCGCATTACGGAGGGCTCTCTGGCCCCGGTGGACTGCGCCGCCCAGGATCCGGTCGAGTGCGCCCGCGGCGCTGAATGCGTGATGCTTCCGGTATGGCAGGGACTGAACAAGGTGATTAATGATTACCTGGACAGTATCACCCTGCAGGATATCCTGGACAGGGAACAGGACCGGTACGCGAACGACTATATCATCTGACCGGGTTCTGGGACATTATTCATTTGTTTTCTTTTCCATTTCAGAGATCAGCCGGTGAAAAACACCGGCGCTTTTTTCTGCCCAAAAAGAGAAGAATGTGGTATGATAGGGGATAGAAACTGACTGGAAAACAACCATCGTCCATTTCTGCGACGCGCGGGGTTCCTGGTTCTGCGAATCGGACTGGATGCTGAAAAGGGAGGTTTATATGATGACGGAGGAAATGAAAAACTGCTCTTATTGCTCGGAGGGCGTGCTGCTGGACGCGTTCGGAATCAAGATCGGCGAACTGCCGATGTCCAAGGTGATCCTGTTTAAGGAACAGAGCCACCGCGGCCGGGTGATCGTTGCCTGCAAAAAACACGTGGACGATATCACCATGCTGACCGGGGAAGAACGGAAACAGTATATGGATGACGTCTCCCATGTGGCGGAGATTCTCCATGAGCTTTTCCATCCGGACAAGATCAACTTCGGCGCGTACGGCGATACCATGCATCACCTCCACTTCCACCTGGTTCCGAAATATAAGGACGGCTTTGAGTGGGGCGGCGTGTTTGCCATGAATCCCAAGGCGGTTACGCTCACGCAGGAAGAGTACGATGAGCTGGTCCGCATGATCCGGGAGAAGCTGTAATACAGCATGCCGCGGAATAATCGGCAGCACGATCCATACAAGGTTGAGCAGCAAGGGAGCATCTGGATATGAAAGTACTGGTTCTGAACGGATCCCCCCGTCCGGATGGCGATACGGCCTGTATCCTGCAGCTCCTGAAGGAAAAACTGCCATGTGATACGGTTTTTGAATTCCTGAATGCTTTTGAAGCCGATATCCGGCCATGCGATGACTGCAGGTATTGCTGGGAAAACGAGGGCTGCCGTATCCATGACCGGATGGATATGATCTGGAAAGATGATTACGATGTTCTGGTACTGGCCTCGCCCCTGTATATGTCTTTCGTGACCCCGCCGCTCTTTTCGATTATCAGCAGGCTGAATGTGATCTGGAGCAATCGGTATTTCCTGAAAACTCCCGGCAGACTGAAACCGAAGAAGGGTATCCTCATCCTGACAGGCGGAGGGGACGGGTCCCCGGATCCTGCGATCCGTATTGCAAAGACAGCATTCAGATTCCTGAATGTACAGTTCGATCCGGCTTTGGATTATATACGGTCGCTCCATACAAACCGTGTCCCGGTCCGGGAAGACCCGGAAACGGCCGGACAGGCAGATGCGGCGGTCCGGCATTTGATTGGGGAGGTGCATGGATCATGATTGCGCTGGCTTGTGACCATCATGGAATTGCCCTGAAGCATGAATTGATGAAAATGCTGGATGAGATGGGGCTGGAATGGAAGGATTTCGGCACCTTTGACGTGAACAGCAAGGATGATTATCCGGTGTACGGATATAAAGCGGCCAAAGCGGTGGCGTCCGGGGAATGCGACCGGGGGATCCTGCTCTGCGGCACCGGGATGGGAATCAGCATTGCAGCCGGGAAAGTCCCGGGGATCCGGGTGTGTACCTGCAGCGACGTATACAGCGCTGAGATGAGCAAGCGCCATAACAACAGCAATGTCCTGACGATGGGGGCCTTGGTTGTGGGCACAGAGCAGGCGAAAATGATCGCCCGGCACTGGCTGACGGCTGAATTTGAGGGCGGCCGCCATCAGCGGCGGATTGATATGATCACCCGGATCGAGAACGGGGAAGAACCGGAAGCATAATATCAGCCGGTCAGCAAACCGGTATTTCAGGAAGGCATCGGATGAATAACGAAAAAAACTTTGGGGCGACTTTTGATACCGTAGCAGCGGACTACGATCAAATCCGCCCCGGATATGTCAGCGATATTTACAGCACAATCTTCGATTATATTCCGATCGGAGAAAACTCACGGGTTATTGAAGTCGGAAGCGGAACCGGCCAGGCCACAGAGCCTGTGCTGAAAACCGGCTGTGAACTGACGGCAGTCGAATACGGCGTGAACCTGTCGGAAGTACTGAAGGCGAAGTTCAGGGATTATCAGAACTTCCATGTTGTGACTGCCAGGTTTGAAGATGCTGAACTCGAAGAGGATGCATACGACCTTGTTTTCTCTGCAACGGCATTCCACTGGGTGCCGGAAGAGATCGGATATCCAAAACTGTATTCGATCCTGAAAAAAGGCGGTGCTTTTGCCCGCTTTGCCAACCGCCCCAGGAACTGCAGGGACAATCCGGAGCTTGGCGCGGAGATCCAGGAGCTGTACAGCGATTACTATGACCGGCATCACGGAGCCAGATCAGGAACCAAAGCCTGGTTTACGGAGGAAAAAGCAAAGGAGATCTCCCGGATTCCCGAAAAATATGGTTTTACAGATATCCGGTACCATCTGTTCTATCGGGAAAGAGTATTGACGGCCCGGGAATACATTCAGCTTCTTGGCACCTACTCGGATCACATCGCAATCGGGGAGGAGATCAGGAACGAATTCTTCTCGAAAATCGGGGAAGCGATCAACCGCCATGGGGGAACAATTACCATCAACGATACACTGGACCTGGAACTGGCAAGAAAGTAAAAAAAATGCTGAGCAGGAAGAAGGTTGAACAATGACGGTTGGTTTTGTCATCTGGAGCATTGTGTTCCTGATGCTTGTGGGTATCGGAATCTGGACGTGGAGATCAGATAAGGCCGCAGGCTTTTTTGCCGGCACAAAACCGCCGGAAGTTACGGATATCCGGAAATATAACCATTCCGTGGCGGTCCTGTGGTTTGCCTATGCGGTTCTGTTTGAACTGCTTGGGCTTCCGCTCCTCTTCCTGAAGCAGAATTCAGCGGGGTTCCTGGGATCCATTCTGGGTGTGCCGGTAATCTCGATTGCGCTGATGATCGTTTATCACCGGATTCTCCGCAAATACGAAAAGAAAAAGTGAGGAATCCATGGGAATCCTGATATGCGGGCTGAACGGAGCCGGAAAAAGCACCCTGGGCAGAATACTGGCGGACCGGATGGGATATGAGTTCATCGACAATGAGGATCTCTATTTCCCGAAGGAAGATCCAAACTATATGTTCTTCGGCCCGAGGAGCGAGGAAGAAGTGGTCCGGCTCCTGGAAGAAAAGATCACCGCGAACAACCGGTTCATCTTTGCGGCTGTCCGGGGAAATTACGGCGATAAGCTGGTATCGTCGCTGGATCATATTGTTTATATTGAGGTTCCGAAGCAGGTCCGCGGACAGCGCGTCCGGGACCGCTCGTATCAGAAATTCGGAGACCGGATGCTCCCCGGCGGGGACCTGTTTGAAAAGGAAAACAAGTGGTTTTCACTGACGGACAGCAGAACCGATGACTATGTGACGGACTGGCTGGAGCAGGCGGATTGTCCGGTAATCCGGATTGACGGGACGCGGCCGGTCGAAGAGAACGCGGATTATCTGGTTTCGGTGCTGTCAGAATGATCTGCCGATTGGATTATCGGCATTTGCAGCAGGAGGCATAGTCACATGAAGCAATGGGCGAAAAGGGTTGTCCTGTTCGGCGTGGACGGAGCCGGCACTTTTTTTGAGCAGACTCCCACCCCCAACATTGACCGTATCTTCCGCAACGGAGCCGTCTGCCGGCGCGCGCTGACCGAACTGCCGTCCATCAGCGCGGAATGCTGGGGAAGTATCCTGCACGGGGTGGACTGCCGCCGCCACGGGCTGACCAACTGGGCCACGGGCAAGCGGACATTTCCGACCGATTCGCCCTATCCGTCCGTGTTCCGGGTAATCCGGGAAAACCGGCCGGATGCGGAAATGGCTTCCTTCTGCGAATGGGGAAACGTCAACTACGGCATCATTGAGAACAATCTCGGCGTATATGAGGTCAACGCTGAGGGCGATGAGCTGATCCAGGCCGCCGTGGACTATATCAACGGGCACGATTTTACCCTGATCTACTTCCATTTCGATATTCCGGACGGGGCGGGCCATGCCCACGGTTACGGCTCGCCAGAGCACCTGGCTTCGATCACGCTGGCGGACAGCTGGATCGGCCGGGTCACGGAGGCAATTGAAAAGCGCGGCTGGCTGGAGGATACCCTGCTGCTGGTAGAGCCTGACCATGGCGGTACCCCGCCGGACGAACACGGCCGGGGCAGCCACGGCGGAGACAGTGACGCGGAGAAGTATGTGTGCTTCTTCGCCGCGGGCGGAGGCGCGCAGCACACGGAACTGCACGACATGCTGACGCGGGATACTGCGCCGGCTATCCTGCATGCTCTCGGCCTCCCGATTCCCGATACCTGGAACAGCCGGGTGCCGGGCGGCCTGTTTGCCGATGTGCCGGAGAACCTGCCCCGCCCGGAGGGACTGCCCGTCCAGGTGGAGGAGCTGAAGCTGAAGAAGGAGTACGGGCGCTTTGAGGAAGAGCTGGCCGGGCTGAAACCCGCACTGCACCTTCCGTTCTCCACGCCCGACGCCCTTCCGGAGGGTACGGAACGCATGGGCAAGCTGTACCTGGTGGACGGCCTGCGCGAAAAGGCCATGCGCTTCGATGACGGCGCGCTCCGCATCCCCTGCCCGCTGGAAGGCGGCAGTGTTTCGTTTACCGCCTGGCTGCGCCTGGACGCGGTGGAAAACAGGATGCCCGTGCTGAGCGTCCGCTGCGCGGAGGACGGGTCGTCCTGGATCTGCATCGCGGCAACGGGTGAGGACCATCTGGTGCTGTCAGTCAAGCTGCGCGGCGTCAATAAACCCCGGCATATGGAGGTTGCCCTTCCGGCCAAAAGGACAGGAACCTGGATCTTTGCGGCGGGCTCCTTTGACGCGGAAGCGGGAACCGCGGGCTTCTCCATCAACTTTGAACCCGTCATGCACCAGCTGCTGCCCGGCAGGGAGATCATGGGCGAAGGCGAAAAAGCACAGCTCCTGCTGGGTATTGACGACCTCAGCACGGATGAACAGCGCTTCCCGGGTGAGCTGGAGGACGTGTGCGTATACAACAAAGCGCTGACGGATGAGGATATCGCGAAGCTGAAGGCATATTATCTGGGGTAAAACTATGCGAATTGGATTGGTTTCATATCGGTGTGAAAACCGGAACATTGCATTCAATATGAGCCAGATTGAGCTTGCAATGAAACGCGCGGAAGGAAATGCGGAAATGCTTTGCTTCGGCGAGGCGTTTCTGCAGGGCTTTGACGCTCTGTGCTGGGATTATGATGCCGATAAGGAAATTGCGCTTGAGCTTTCATCGGAAACCATAACCCGGCTGAAGAACTGGACGGTTCAATACGGTATTTCCCTGGCAACAGGTTATATTGAGAGGGACGGGGAAAAGCTGTATTCATCCTGCGTTGTCATTTCGGAGGGCAGGATCATCCATAACTACAGGCGCATCTCAAAAGGCTGGAAAGAATACTCCAGGACAGACGGACATTATTGCGAGGGTGATCAGACGGGAACATTCCGGCTCCACGGGAAAGAAATGATGATTACACTTTGCGGCGATCTCTGGGACTTTCCGGACCGGTTTCGGACAGAACATCTCCTGCTCTGGCCTGTATATGTCAACTACACGGTTGAGGAATGGAATTCCGGCGCGCTTGATGAATATGCGGTACAGTCGGCGCTGGCAGCGAACGACGTTCTGATGATCAATCCGATTGACAATGATCCTGTAAATCACGGCGGCTCCTTCCGCTTTCATCACGGAAAGACCATTGCAAGGATCCCGTTTGACCAGGAAGAAATACTGATAGTGGATATTCCGTAGCAAAACTGACAGGTGCTGTCCTGATCGCTACTGGTTGATTATATTGAACAAGGAGGCATATTGATGGAAATTGCATTCCAGGTTGTCAGCGTGATCCTGATTATCGGAGCGGTACTTCTGTTCTGGAAAAAGAATTCCGGGAATTCCGTGATTACAAACTTCCAGAAAGCACTGGTTGTTTTCCAGATTGTACTGTGCGGCGGTTTCTTTGCCCTGTGCGTTTCCGACGTGCTGGATATCCGGGTGAATTTCTCGGCTGTACGCGTGTCCCTGAATGTTTTTTATGCGCTGGTGTTTCTTTCCCTGACAGCATTCGCCCTGTCGGGTTTGGAACAAAAAAAGCAAAAGTATATGCGGTTGATTGTCTGCTTATGTGCCGCATTGATTGCGATGCAGTGCTTTGTTTTTCCGTATGATGCGAAAAATGAGTTTATGCGGATTTGCGAAGCGGTTGAAGGGATTGCTGTTTTCACCATGCTGATCGTGCTGGCAACACAGATCAACAATGAGAAATATGGCCAAAGCGCCCTGTTTGTGATCATTCTTCTTGAGATTGCAGTCGCTGTATTCAACACCGTGCAGCCGATGGCCTCCATCACAGAGGATATCCAGAGCATCGATATCCCGATGAATTATCTGGCGCTGTATATGCGGCCTGTCATATTCGCCTCTCTTGCGTTGGTTTACCGCACCTGGATGGATCTGTACAAAGCCGGAAAACCGGAAGCGGAAATGTGACAATCCTGCCGGGTATGAAGACCGGGAAACAATAAGGTGGCTGTTGCCGTGAATTCGGTTATGAAGGATGTATCGGGTCTATGTGGGATGGACGGCGCGCCTGCCGGATACATTAAGGGGATTAGAAACGATGTCGAACCGTAAAGCAGTGGTTCTGGATATGACAAAAGGAAACGCCGTCAGGATGATCCTGACTTTCGCGATTCCGCTGTTTATCGGAAACATCTTCCAGCAGGTCTATTCCATGGTGGATACCATGGTGGCCGGATACTGCCTGGGGGATCAGGCGATTGCTGCGATCGGATCAACATCCTCCCTGTACGGGCTGGTGATTGACCTGGCATGGGGATTGAACAGCGGCTTTGCGCTGATCGTGACGCAGGCCTTTGGCGCCCACGAGCGGTGGAAAATCCGAAAAGCCATCGGGCATATGATGGTACTGGACGGAATTATTGCGGCTGCTCTGGCAATTCCCGCACTGATCTTCCTCCCGTCGTTGATGCGGCTGATGAATACGCCTGAAAGTATCTTTGATCAGGCATACAGCTATATGGTGGTGATTATTGCGGGCTTGCCGGCAACCATCTGCTATAACATGTTTGCCGGAATCCTGCGGGCCTTCGGGAACAGCAGAACACCGCTGTATTTCCTGATATTCTCCAGTGTTCTGAATATCGCTCTGGATCTGCTTTTTGTGGCGGTGTTCCAGATGGGTGTGGGCGGCGCTGCGTTGGCAACGGTTGCGGCGCAGGTTGTTTCAGGCGTTCTGGCAGGCATCCATGTATATCACAGCTACTGCGATATGCTGCCGGCGAAGGAAGATTTCAGGCTGGAAAAAGGACTGACAAAAGAAATGCTGGCCACCGGCACAGCGATGGGATTTATGTACAGTCTTGTGGATCTGGGCTCCGTGGTATTCCAGGGGGCGTCGAATGCCCTTGGCGATATATATATTGCGGCTCATACTGCTGCCCGGCGGATCATCAACATTCTGATGCAGCCCATGAGCGGCTTGATGAATGCTTCAGGCACCTTTGTTGGTCAGAATTGGGGCGCGAAGCAGAAGCAGAGAATCCGGGACACACTGAAAAAAATCATGGGGATGCAGATTGCCTGGGGATTGTTTTCCTGCCTGATCGTATATCTCTTCGGACAAGCAATCATCCGGTTTGTGACCGGAACGCAGAGCGAAGAAATCCTGGACAACGCAGTCATGAGCCTGCGCATCCATTTTCCCTTCTTCCCGGTATTGGGCGTTTTGCTGGCAATGCGGGTCAGCATGCAAAGTATGGGGCAGAAGACTGCACCGGTGGTCTCCAGCGTTATTGAACTGCTGATGAAGATAATTGCTGCCCTGTGGATGATTCCTGCATTCGGGTTTGTCGGGGTCTGCGTGACAGAGCCGGTCACCTGGGCGATTATGACAGCTTTCCTGATAACTGTTTATCTGGTGAAAACCCAAAAGATACTGGCAGACTGATGGTAAGAACCAGGGTGTGTAAAAACCAGACTGATGCAGGGAGAACCGGAACATAAGGGCGCTGCACCGGTGGGTATTGACCATAAAGTGGAGGATAAGGGATGACAGCAAAAGACTACATTACCAGACCAAAGATGATTCTTTTTGACTATGGTGGAACACTGCTATGTGAACCTGAATGGGATATGCTTCGAGGTGAGAGAGCCATTTTTGAACATATTGTTGCCAATCCGCATCACTATACACCAGAAGAACTTTGCTCATGGGAAAAAGAATACTTTCAGTCACTTCAAAATGTCAGAGACTTAGGGGCAGAGCCTACAGAAATTCAGATGCTGCGACTCAAATATGAGCTTCACGGAATAAAACTGGATATCCCATATGATGAAGCTGAATATATCTTCTGGGATCATACGGCTCCGATGTCAGAAAAATGCTTGTACCCCAATATTCGTGAATTGTTAATCTATCTACATGATAACAGTATTCGCACGGGAGTTATAAGTAATATCGGCTGGACAGGATCAGCATTACGACGGAGAATCAACACACTTCTTCCGGATCATCATTTTGAGTTTATTCTTGCTTCCAGTGATTACGGATTGAGGAAGCCAGATAAAAGACTGTTTCAGGTGGCCTTGGAAAAGGCTGCGCTGAAACCAGATGATGTCTGGTTCTGTGGAGACACATTCGATAAGGATATAGAAGGCGCTCATGCTGCTGGGATACACGCTGTTCTCTATCAAGGATCTGCTGATGGCAGTGCGAGGCGGCTTTTTCAAAATAATAGTAATACACATATTCCAATGATTTTGGACTGGAACGATTTCATTGAGATTCTAAAAAGCATTATGTAGAACTATTTGAGCGGCATTTACCGAGGTGATTGTTGTGAAAGTATTAAGCTTGACAGAGCCATACGCAACATTGGTCAAAAAAGGATTCAAAACCATAGATACACGGAGTTGGAAAACAAGATATCGAGGTAAATTATATATTCATGCCAGTTCAACGCGCATACCCAAGGATTACCGTGAAAATCAGGAACTGATGTCCCTTGTTGATCTACAGGAATTGAATTATGGGAATATTATCTGCGTTTGTGAACTGAATGACTGCATTTTGATGACAGATTCTTTCGTTGAAGAAATCAGAAAAAACCAAAGCGAGTTTGTTTCAGGAGTATATGCACCAGGAAGATATGCTTGGATTTTTAAAAACATTACTGTTCTGGATCATCCAATTCCTGCTAAGGGGCATCTTGGCTTATGGGATTTTGATTATTTGTGATAAACTTGACAAACATAAATACCATGATTTGAGGTTTTTCGCCACCCTGTTTACATCGAATCCGCCACCTCGTTTACATCGAAAGTTTGGGATATTAGGTGAACCGTCACTTTGCCCGCGCCGAACTTTGTGTACGGCAAATGAGTACCCCCGGACGCGGGCAAAAAGAAAGAGAAGCCTGATTTCTCAAGCTTCTCGTGTGGTGGTGACAGTTGGACTCGAACCAACGGTCTCCCTTCGGTCGGTCAGCTTCGCAATCAGGTCGAACCAACGTCCGCAACCTCAATGGTCGTGACTCCACACTGTGGAGATCACTCCCTTTCGGTTGAGAAAGCCACCGACGAGATTCCCGCCACTGGCGGTCGTCGGTGGCTTTCCCCCATGATGTGAACCTGTTCACATCATGGGACCGTTCGTTCGGAACCAAGATGCGATCATACAAAAATCAGGACCGCCATAAAGGCGGTCCTGATTTTTGTGTGGTGACAGTTGGACTCGAACCAACGACCCCATCGATGTGAACGATGTGCTCTACCGACTGAGCCATGCCACCGGGAACAGACGATATTATACACGAAGGGGAGGGATTGGTCAAGGCGAAATTTTCAGTTACGCGTTCTGGAAAACGTTGGAGTAAATCCGGCCGCGGACGGGGGTGACGCCGCACTGCTCGAAAAGCTGCGGGACGGTGAGGAATTCAAAGCCGCGCTTCTTCAGTTCGGGGATGACCACCTTCAGGGCTTCCACGGTGTTGACGTTGCCGGTCATGTCGTGCAGGAGGTAGATGACGCCGTCGGCGGCGATATTCAGCATCCGGCGGATGCGTTCTTCGGCGGAAACTTCGGGAACCCAGTCCTCACAGCCGATACCGGAAATGAAGGTAAGGTCCACCGCGTCAAACAGCGAAGGGCTGATGGAGATGAAGGGCGGACGGAAGAAGCGGGGGCTTTCCCCGGTCACGGCGGCGATCTTCTCCGAGCAGACGCGGATCTCTTCCCGGACTTCTTCGGCCGGCATATCGGCCATCGGCCGGTGGGTGATGGAGTGGTTTTCGATATCACAGCCCAGCGAAACGGCACGGCGGATCTGGCCTTCCGTTTCCGGGGAGATGTTGTTTGCGATCAGGAAAAATGACGCGGGAATATGATGCTCCTCCAGGAGATCCAGCACCTGGGGTGTGGTGATGTTGTTGGGGCCGTCGTCGAAGCTCAGCGCGATACGCACGGGGAGCACCTCCTCGGAAGGTTGCTTTCTGTTATTATATGTCGGTGTGCGGCAACATGGGGAATTATATCGGACGGCATGGAAATTGTAAAGGCGCTTTCTTGACAGGGAACGGGCGGAACGATAGAATGTTAGGGCACTCAGGAGCCGGATAGTCCGGCACAGACGAAAGAAACGGGGTGAACGGGATGAAAGCGGATTTTCGGAAGACGATGGAAGCGCTGGACAGCGTTTCCACGGAGAAACTGCTTTCCTGTGCCCATTCCTGCCCGCCGCCGGACCGGAGGAAGATCGTCCGGGTGATCAAGGATTTCCAGGCGGTTCTTTTCCCACTGTGCTTCCGCCGGGATGATCCGGATATGGCGGATGAGGTGCTGCTGGGAAGGGGCCTGCATGCCCTGGAACAGCAGATCAGCGTCGCCCTGTGCTTTTCCGGGAAAGAACGCCAGGAGGCTGTGGAGGAAGCCGCGGAAGCATGCGAAACCTTTGCGGCCCGGCTGGCTCCGGTGAAGGAGTTGCTGCTGAAGGATATCGAGGCACTGTACGAAGGCGACCCCGCGGCGAAATGCCGGGAAGAGGTCATGATTTCCTATCCGGGCTTCTACGCGGTTTCCATCTACCGGATGGCGCATGAACTGTACAGCCTG
It encodes the following:
- a CDS encoding class I SAM-dependent methyltransferase, whose translation is MSSREEIVCGFYGQGDEDSRLKRSRHGQLEYFTTMAYIHRYANPNSRVLEVGAGTGRYSIALAKEGMRVSAVELVEENLAVLRENSRRMDNIESFQGDAVDLGRFADNTFDVTLVLGPMYHIYEPKDVNSALDEAIRVTKPGGVILFAFISVFGIMYANYFQGNWAAGQEENFDADYRIRHFKEQLFTGYDVPEFEQLFESKPVEWITTAGTDGMVESIEDREDFRIPDEDFEAFAAWYLHFAEKRELLGATNHLLYICRKK
- a CDS encoding EamA family transporter; amino-acid sequence: MAEKNKRNIGPLLIILAGCFWGSMGIFVRQLGTYGFTSAQIVCIRVTLAALFFSILLLIKDRSGFRIALRDLPLFLALGFGSILFFTVCYFTAITMMPLSTAAILLYTSPIWIMLMSVLFFREKLNGKKLLALALAFAGCVLVSGISGEGITLTGLLVGLGSGIGYGLYSILGTVALRKYSPYKVTAYAFLFAAAGSWLVCGPADMTAKFSAAPDLLPLLLDCGLTALVTAVIPFLAYTLGLNTVEASRAGILATIEPMVATLVGILFFSEKLTLVSGIGIILILSAVILLNIRGKRKQAE
- a CDS encoding Rrf2 family transcriptional regulator yields the protein MKISTKGRYALRMLLDLAEHQQNGFISLNEVAKRQDISKKYLEQIIPIFNNTDVLRTSRGPQGGYMLAKSPDKYTVGEILRITEGSLAPVDCAAQDPVECARGAECVMLPVWQGLNKVINDYLDSITLQDILDREQDRYANDYII
- a CDS encoding HIT family protein, giving the protein MKNCSYCSEGVLLDAFGIKIGELPMSKVILFKEQSHRGRVIVACKKHVDDITMLTGEERKQYMDDVSHVAEILHELFHPDKINFGAYGDTMHHLHFHLVPKYKDGFEWGGVFAMNPKAVTLTQEEYDELVRMIREKL
- a CDS encoding flavodoxin family protein is translated as MKVLVLNGSPRPDGDTACILQLLKEKLPCDTVFEFLNAFEADIRPCDDCRYCWENEGCRIHDRMDMIWKDDYDVLVLASPLYMSFVTPPLFSIISRLNVIWSNRYFLKTPGRLKPKKGILILTGGGDGSPDPAIRIAKTAFRFLNVQFDPALDYIRSLHTNRVPVREDPETAGQADAAVRHLIGEVHGS
- the rpiB gene encoding ribose 5-phosphate isomerase B, producing the protein MIALACDHHGIALKHELMKMLDEMGLEWKDFGTFDVNSKDDYPVYGYKAAKAVASGECDRGILLCGTGMGISIAAGKVPGIRVCTCSDVYSAEMSKRHNNSNVLTMGALVVGTEQAKMIARHWLTAEFEGGRHQRRIDMITRIENGEEPEA
- a CDS encoding methyltransferase domain-containing protein, which translates into the protein MNNEKNFGATFDTVAADYDQIRPGYVSDIYSTIFDYIPIGENSRVIEVGSGTGQATEPVLKTGCELTAVEYGVNLSEVLKAKFRDYQNFHVVTARFEDAELEEDAYDLVFSATAFHWVPEEIGYPKLYSILKKGGAFARFANRPRNCRDNPELGAEIQELYSDYYDRHHGARSGTKAWFTEEKAKEISRIPEKYGFTDIRYHLFYRERVLTAREYIQLLGTYSDHIAIGEEIRNEFFSKIGEAINRHGGTITINDTLDLELARK
- a CDS encoding AAA family ATPase, giving the protein MGILICGLNGAGKSTLGRILADRMGYEFIDNEDLYFPKEDPNYMFFGPRSEEEVVRLLEEKITANNRFIFAAVRGNYGDKLVSSLDHIVYIEVPKQVRGQRVRDRSYQKFGDRMLPGGDLFEKENKWFSLTDSRTDDYVTDWLEQADCPVIRIDGTRPVEENADYLVSVLSE